The following proteins come from a genomic window of Desulfurococcus sp.:
- the rdgB gene encoding RdgB/HAM1 family non-canonical purine NTP pyrophosphatase, with product MLIKLLLLTGNRHKYLEISSVAREYGVEIKQFKGLKIEIQDEDLARIALTAALMGYSILRKPVVVEDAGLFVKALNGFPGPYSSYVYKTIGVKGLLKLMEGVEDREACFKSVAVAVLSDGLVVKGEGETCGYITLEPKGSGGFGFDPIFTPLDKPDKTFAEMSVDEKNKYSHRAKAVRRIFEEIKSIAGY from the coding sequence ATATTGATTAAGCTACTCCTACTTACAGGTAATAGACACAAGTATCTTGAAATATCCAGCGTGGCGAGAGAATACGGGGTCGAAATTAAGCAGTTTAAGGGCTTGAAGATTGAGATCCAGGATGAGGATCTAGCTAGAATAGCGTTAACAGCTGCTTTAATGGGCTACTCAATTCTAAGAAAACCTGTAGTAGTAGAAGATGCAGGCTTATTCGTGAAGGCTTTAAATGGTTTTCCAGGACCCTACAGCAGCTACGTCTACAAGACTATTGGAGTCAAAGGTTTACTAAAGCTCATGGAGGGAGTTGAAGATAGAGAAGCATGCTTCAAGTCTGTAGCTGTCGCTGTACTGAGTGACGGGTTAGTTGTAAAAGGAGAAGGAGAGACCTGCGGGTATATAACTCTGGAGCCTAAGGGTAGCGGTGGCTTTGGCTTCGACCCCATCTTCACGCCCCTCGACAAGCCTGATAAAACTTTCGCTGAAATGAGTGTTGATGAAAAGAACAAGTACAGTCATAGAGCTAAAGCTGTGAGAAGAATCTTCGAGGAGATAAAAAGTATTGCAGGCTACTAG
- a CDS encoding Kae1-associated kinase Bud32 codes for MALKEAGFSWGAESIVFISNLLGRRVVVKKRVSKPYRHPLYDELFIKSRTRIEAKILAELYEAGLRVPAPVLVDVEGGVIVMEYIEGARTSEILGQASIEIVRRIAWDTGEQSAIMHNMGVYHGDLTLANLIYTSSGVYMIDFGLAGYSLDVEEYAIDIHLLRRSIASLYPSLLNDFMEAYLEAYRRRYKGDYEELERRLREIGVRGRYFDKSLRRSLKRERYID; via the coding sequence ATGGCTTTAAAGGAAGCAGGGTTCTCCTGGGGCGCTGAATCCATAGTATTCATCTCAAACCTCCTCGGTAGAAGAGTAGTCGTAAAGAAGCGTGTGAGCAAGCCTTACAGGCACCCCTTATACGATGAGCTCTTCATTAAGTCTAGGACTAGAATAGAAGCCAAGATCCTTGCAGAGCTCTACGAGGCTGGACTCAGGGTTCCAGCACCAGTACTAGTGGATGTTGAAGGTGGAGTCATAGTCATGGAGTACATTGAGGGAGCGAGAACCTCGGAGATCCTAGGCCAGGCGAGTATTGAAATCGTTAGAAGAATAGCATGGGACACCGGCGAGCAGAGCGCTATCATGCATAACATGGGAGTATACCATGGGGATTTAACTCTAGCAAACCTCATATATACTAGCAGCGGAGTATATATGATAGACTTCGGGCTAGCCGGCTACAGCTTAGATGTAGAAGAGTACGCTATAGACATCCACCTCCTGCGTAGAAGCATAGCCTCCCTCTACCCTTCACTCCTCAACGACTTCATGGAGGCCTACCTGGAAGCATATAGAAGACGCTATAAGGGTGACTACGAGGAACTAGAGAGAAGACTTAGAGAGATAGGCGTGCGAGGCAGGTACTTTGATAAATCGCTGAGAAGAAGCTTGAAGAGGGAGAGGTATATTGATTAA
- a CDS encoding 30S ribosomal protein S15 — MNKKRDRGQSHSTRPARAGPPRWLKLEMSPSDVELLVVELARKGYPPSMIGVILRDQYGIPLVKQVTGRRLTEILEKHGVKISIPEDLMSLIRKAINLRRHLEEHPKDKHSKKGLIEVESKIHRLVKYYKRIGKLPHDWVYDPEKAKLLVSQGIYSITHR; from the coding sequence ATGAACAAGAAGAGGGATAGAGGGCAGTCACACTCCACGAGGCCTGCGAGGGCAGGCCCACCCCGCTGGCTGAAGCTAGAGATGAGTCCAAGCGACGTAGAGCTACTAGTAGTCGAGTTGGCTAGAAAAGGGTATCCTCCATCAATGATTGGAGTTATACTAAGAGATCAATACGGTATCCCACTGGTGAAACAGGTTACAGGTAGAAGGCTAACAGAGATACTCGAGAAGCACGGCGTTAAGATATCAATACCCGAGGATTTAATGTCGCTCATCCGGAAGGCAATAAACCTGAGAAGACACTTAGAGGAGCACCCGAAAGACAAGCACAGTAAGAAGGGGCTAATAGAAGTAGAATCCAAGATACACCGGCTGGTAAAGTACTATAAGAGGATTGGGAAGCTACCACACGACTGGGTATACGATCCCGAGAAAGCCAAACTACTCGTCTCCCAAGGCATATACTCGATCACCCATCGGTAG